The nucleotide sequence TTAACAGGGTGAACAAAGACGTGAAAACAGTGTAAGAGTGAAACTTGAAGTATAATTTATTTTTATGGTGGTTTAGACTTTGGATAATGTAAAAATCTGGGATGAAGTGTTAAAAGAAGCTTCTTATAAGTTAAATGAACAAGAGATTAATACATGGCTTAAACCTTTAAGTATTGCCGAGCTGAGAGGTGATATAGTCACAATTTCAGTGCCAAACAGGTTTTATAAAACGTGGGTGGAAGATAAATATCTGACTCTTATAAAAAATATTTTTAATATCACTCTTTCTATTGAAGCAGATATAGAGTTGGTTATAAAAAATCAGACAAAGAAAAAGAATAACAATATACAAGCCTCCAGCCCTACATATCATATAAATATCAATAATCATAACAGCAATATAAACAAGCAGTACACCTTTGACACTTTTGTTGTGGGCGGCTCCAACCAGTTTTCGCATGCAGCATGTATGGCAGTGGGTGAGGGTTTTTTCCATACATATAATCCCCTTTTTATTTACGGCGGAGTGGGGCTTGGAAAAACACATCTGATGCACGCTGTGGGAAATAAATTGATACAAAGCTATCCCAAACTGAAAATTTTATATATCTCAAGTGAAAATTTCACAAATGAGATGATCTATTCATTAAAAACAAAAAGCATGGATGATTTCAGAGGAAAATACAGAAGCATCGATGTGCTGCTTTTCGATGATGTCCAGTTTCTGGCCGGTAAAGAAAGGAGCACCGAGGAATTTTTCTATACTTTTAACTCCCTTTACGACTCACAAAAGCAGATTATAATAACATGCGATAAAACTCCCAATGAAATACCGACAATGGAAGACAGACTCAAAAGCAGATTCGCCTGGGGT is from Flexistipes sinusarabici DSM 4947 and encodes:
- the dnaA gene encoding chromosomal replication initiator protein DnaA, which codes for MDNVKIWDEVLKEASYKLNEQEINTWLKPLSIAELRGDIVTISVPNRFYKTWVEDKYLTLIKNIFNITLSIEADIELVIKNQTKKKNNNIQASSPTYHININNHNSNINKQYTFDTFVVGGSNQFSHAACMAVGEGFFHTYNPLFIYGGVGLGKTHLMHAVGNKLIQSYPKLKILYISSENFTNEMIYSLKTKSMDDFRGKYRSIDVLLFDDVQFLAGKERSTEEFFYTFNSLYDSQKQIIITCDKTPNEIPTMEDRLKSRFAWGLIADIQAPSNEEKTAILMKRAELMNLELSEEVALFIAENLKSDNIRELIGALIRLSAFASFHNEELSIELAKRSLDKFLIKKDRALNPEVIIDTVTSFFNIKPTELKSKKRTKSISYPRQICMYILREKLNISLQEVGEYFGGRDHATVLHSIKNIENKIKTDNELKELVNVIYKKLYS